The DNA sequence ATGATGGCTTACATCACCTACCAATTTCTCGACGAAGCCTTCGAAGGTATCGTCGACTGGGCCGAAGGAGCAATCACCGAGGCCGGCGAGCAATTGTTCAGCGCCCTCGAATCACTGGTCGAACTGGGAGCCTTCGGCATCGGCGGCGGCATCGCCATGACGGAGCTGCCCAAGGTCTTGCCGCCGAGCGTCGTCTCCTTCATCGATCGCTTCCGGCCCGTCAAACTGCGCAACGGTAAGACCCTGTACTGGAAACCCGACCTCAAACCCTACGAAAGCCCGATCGTACCGCCAGAACGCGCAGTGCCGGACAAGCAGGGACTGCACTGGCAGCAGGGCAAGAAACTGATGCCAATCGAGCAGAAACATTACGCGGTCAGCGATCACATCCATCCCGACAAGCTGCAGATCGAGCACCCGACCCGGACGGACGCCTACCGTCCTGTCGCGTTTCATAATGGCGAGGGCGCCTTCCATACCGAACTCGAACGACCGCTGGAGTGGGACACAGCAGCTGCCTTGCAGCGTGTGGGTCCGAGCATCGAGCCGTTTTCTCCCGCCCGTCGCGAGCGAATCCTCAAGGTCAGCGGCTGCCACGAAGAGGCCTTGCGCAAGATGCACGTCGATCGCGAGCGCGTACCACCGCTGCTGGCCGACACGATCCAGCGCTTTAAAATCGATCAGGATCTGCAGGGCTTCATCAGCCGGATGGCCAGTGACAGGGCTGAAGATTACCTTCATGCCGATCCGCTGATGCAACTCCAGCTTCTCAATGATCAAGGGCTGCTGCCGGACAACCGACGCCTGCGCCTGATTGACGGGCAGGGACAAATCCTCTGGCAATCCTCTGCCGATGAACAGTTGCCGCTGATTGACCTTCACCAGGATCGTCTGGCCGACGGCGACCTGCTCAAGACCTTGCTGCAATCCCTCGGCGAACGAGACATCAACACACTGCTGGCGGAAGAGTTCGGCCAGATGATCGCCCTGGACGTTCGCACTCGCAGGCTGAGAAACCGGATCGCTCAGATCGCAACCTCGCGCCGTACCGCATTGTTCGAGGCACGCTACCAGGCGCTTCAGCATCGCGAAGAGCCGCTGACGAAAAAGGTTGCCGGGCACGAACCGCACCTGCCCGCCAGGATCACTGAAGAATTGCTGCACACCGCCACTGGCACCGAATTGCTGGCAATCGACGCCGGAGAGTGGCCGGAGCGCCAACAGAGCCTTGCCGCCCAGGCCACCCACGAACTGCGCATAACCCGCGCCTATGAAGGATTGGAGCTGGATTCGGTGCGCAACCCGGATACCGATACGCTGGCGTTGCACAGCCTGAAAAAACTGCCGGGCTGGTCGGGGGACGTGCGGTTCGAAGTCCGGGCCGGATCACCCGAAGGGCCGCTGCTGGACAGCACCGGTGCGCCATCAGCCGCCATCCAGAAAGTGCTGGTACGCAGAATGGATGGCACCTGGCAGCCTTTCGACCATCAAGGAATGGAATTGCACGCCCCCACCGATTTCTACACCAGCGTGCTGCAGGCATTGCCGGACGCACAACGGCAGGCCCTGAACCTGCAGATCGGGGAAGGCGCAAAACTCAGGCAGGCCATTCGTGACAACCCTGTGGATCGCGGCGACCTGCGCCTGGCGATTGCCGACGAGGCCATACAGCCGCTGGTCGTCGATACGCTGCGACTGGTCGGCGCACAAGGCTATGCCCGAGAGACCCCGCAAAGCCCGCGCACGCTGGAAAACCGCATCAGGCAGGTTTATCCAGGCATGGCGGACGACGATATGCAGAGCATGACGCTCCACCTTCGAAACCACCCTGATGGCCCGCTGACTGAACTGTCGCGCCTTCAGCTCGAATACGCGCAACTGGACAGCGACCTGAATAACTGGGCGCTCAATGTCCCGCGAGTCGATCCGGCTACACGTCTCGCCCTTTCACCGATCCAGAAGACAGCCATCCAGCGCGACCGCCAACAGTTCGCCCATGCATTGCGTCGCTGCTGGCGCAGGGAAACACCGGAGCCGAGTGGATTCCGACTGCAGTTTGCAGAGCCGCTGATGGGTGAACTGCCGGTCTTGAGCGCGAACTTCGACCATGTCACCAACCTGGATCTGAAAGGCACCGACAGCGGTGGCGGGATCGACCGATTCCTGCAAGGTTTCACACGCTTGCGGCGACTGGCATTGAATCAATTCGACCTGGATGACCTGCCACAGTCCATCACGGCCATGACCTCGTTGCGGCAACTGCGGCTGCGCCATTGCGGGATAACCCTGACACCGCAAAACCAGTTGCTGCTGTCATCGCTCAATGAGCTGACATCACTCGACCTGCAGGGCAATCCCCTGGGCATCACGATGGACGTCAATGCCCTGCCGACACTGCATCACCTCAATCTGACCGACACCGGAATATCCGAACTGCCCCACGGCCTGCTGGCTCACCCACGCATCAAAAGTGCCTGGCTTGCCGACAACCGGATCGCTGCACTTCCCGATGCCGTGTTCGAGTTTTCCCCGGGCACTACCGCTGGATACGACTTTTCCGGTAATCCGTTCTCCAACGCCACGCGAGAACAGATAAAGGTCTACTTCAAACGGACAGGCAACGACATGGGCGTGCGTGCGGAGCAATCCGATATTGATCGGACCAAGGCACTGTTCACCGACCTCAATGATCGCCTGGCGAGCGAGCTGATCTACCAACTGCCGGGCTCGCTTGTTCAGGGACGGATACAACTGGCTCGCTGGGAAACCGAAATTGTACGGATGACCGCCGACCTGGCTGCGTGGGTCCGGGACATTCCAGACCGCCATCCGCATAACGGGGAACTGTTCAGCCTCGAGGAGCGACTCGCCGAACACACGGCGCGAGAAGCATTTGCCGGGCGCCTTGAACGGCTCTGGCGCCACCGTTCGACAGCTCATCCACTGACGAGAGCGGACGTGTTTACAGCGCAACCGACATTCGTTGGTGACATGCCGGTAGTCAATGCAGACCTCAACCACATCACCACTCTGTCGATGACCGGCAAGAAGGACATCAGTGGCGTCCCTGCATTTCTGCGCACCTTTCCACGGCTGACCCATCTGATTCTTCAAGACTTCGCACTTGAGGGAGTGTCCCAGGCCCTTGCACAGCAACATGCCCTCACCACACTGACCCTGAAGAATTGCGGTCTGGTTTACACCGCCGAGACGCAAGCGGCGCTGGCAACCATGCCCGCTCTGGAACTGCTGGAGTTGCCTGACAACCCCCTGGGCAGCACGCCCGACCTGAGCGAGCTGGGCGAACTGACTTACCTCGACCTGTCCAATACCGACATTGCTGAAGTGCCGGTCGGCATGGCAGGCCATCCAAAGCTGAAAACCGCCATCGTCAGCGAAAACCGGATCAGCGAAATTCCCGACGTCTTTTTCTCGCTCCCGGCGCGGGCCAGCGAAGGATTCGACTTTTCCGCCAATCCGTTGAGCGCCGAGACGCGGGAAAAAATCAAGACCTACTCCCGCGAGTACGGCCCGGACTTTGGCGTACTCGCCGACAAGACGGACATCGACGCCACCAAGGCGCTGTTTCCTGGCCTGGACGACGAAGACGCCAGCGAAGTGTTCTATGGCTTGCCAGGCGATATCGAGCACGGCCGCTCGCAACTCAGGCACTGGCAAGCGGAGATCGAACAATTGTCATCGGATCTTGCGCACTGGATCAACGCAACGCCGGCCACGCATCCGGTCACCGGTGAGCGGATGAGCCCGATGCAAATGTTCGTGGAACACACGCATCGAAAGGCATTTGCCCAGCAACTCGAACGCCTGTGGCGTGCGAGAACGACGCAAGCCCCGCGGCTAAGGACCGACACCCTGATCATGGACGTCGCGCTCATCGGTGATCTGCCTGCTCTGTCGACCAACTTCAGTCACATCACCGAGCTTTCATTCAGCGGCAATACCGCCTTGAACGGCATGGATACCTTCCTCGACTCGTTCACCGGGTTACGGCATCTGGAACTGCATGACTTCAACTTCACACAATTTCCCGCCGCCTGCGAACGCATGCCCGCGTTGCAGCGCCTGATCATCGAAAACTGCGCATTGACGCTGACCCCGCAAACACAGGCCAGCCTTTCTTCCCTGAGCCGATTGCAGTATCTGAATCTGAGCCGCAACCCATTGGGCGCTCCACCATCGCTTTCGGGCATGACGGCACTGGTTCACTTGCGAATGGTCGACACGGCCATCACCCGCCTGCCGGACGACCTGCTCGACCACCCGCGACTGGTCGCCGCCAACCTGGACAAAAACCTGATCAGCGAGCTGCCCGATGCCGTGTTCAACATCCCGCCGCAACAACCTGCGCAACTGAGTTTTACCGACAACCCGTTGAGCGAGGCCACCCTCGAACGCATCAAAGTCTGCTATCAACTGAAACGGCAGAACTTCGGGGTTTTCATGCCTCGTGAAGACCTTGACCGGACCCAGTCGCTCTTTCCGACCCTGGATCGCGAGGACGCCAATCGCGTGCTGTACCTGTTGCCGGGCACCCTTGAGGAAGGCCGGGCGCAGATCGGGAACTGGGAGATGGAGTGGCAGCGACTTGACGAAGACCTCACCTCTTGGGTTGCCGATATACCCGAGCGCTTTCCGGCCACCGGTGAGTTAATCAGTGAAGATCTGCGATTGGCAGAACAGACTGATCGCGAGACGTTTCGCCGGGAAATCGAAGCCTTCTGGCGTGAACGGTCAGAGGAACAGCCCGAGGCCAGGTCACAGACGCTGAACCTGAATATTCCATTTGTCGGTGATCTGCCGCCGATACGCGCAGACTTCAGCCATGTCTTGAGCCTGTCACTCAATGGCAACACGCAACTGCGAGTCAACGAACACTTCCTCCAGTGCTTCAGCGGCCTGAAGGGCCTGGAGTTACGCGATCTGGCCTTGGGGCAATTCCCGCGCGCGATCACCGGGATGCCTGCGCTTGAAGAGCTGGTGCTGAGCAATTGCGCACTGGTCCTGGACAGTGAAGGCCAGACGGCCCTTTCGG is a window from the Pseudomonas gozinkensis genome containing:
- a CDS encoding dermonecrotic toxin domain-containing protein, producing the protein MQSPTEPQPDVIPGNPPSHYQPLVDAIPDWLGQASATRRTALKNNRRPVTDSIRKASAAQHDQLRAAIAGHMQVQNSVDQRLAQVQDVSAYAEPLLKAVLKSRFGLELDVKEIFLRLYLPASTPIFGIRTGVRSWTVSLLDAALHNFQKDEARQDAYDRDSGFITRPSQTGQFETLPQIREKISIPAFISLCRELDIGAGYKTYLEDCLGISNPVVAALLPDRLKESQKTALKADLQLARVNGDIGENWLRLINGMLDGIEGMRINGHTLRCQDLTMMSASLTGIVVFAADLEQARVALGVVAYIPGDPEHPIKEYASSAAMEKELVRQLRSPEYQHFFTQFVAHEQKGHFLADLNQRLSQVKWHEPVSGSQLPPWREAPIEKPKLQMAVSPITGNLWEHLYQRKLNKVLNDAATLAVPTADADRKARWALWDSFVDIASSILQIASFVVLPFVPFLGEMMMAYITYQFLDEAFEGIVDWAEGAITEAGEQLFSALESLVELGAFGIGGGIAMTELPKVLPPSVVSFIDRFRPVKLRNGKTLYWKPDLKPYESPIVPPERAVPDKQGLHWQQGKKLMPIEQKHYAVSDHIHPDKLQIEHPTRTDAYRPVAFHNGEGAFHTELERPLEWDTAAALQRVGPSIEPFSPARRERILKVSGCHEEALRKMHVDRERVPPLLADTIQRFKIDQDLQGFISRMASDRAEDYLHADPLMQLQLLNDQGLLPDNRRLRLIDGQGQILWQSSADEQLPLIDLHQDRLADGDLLKTLLQSLGERDINTLLAEEFGQMIALDVRTRRLRNRIAQIATSRRTALFEARYQALQHREEPLTKKVAGHEPHLPARITEELLHTATGTELLAIDAGEWPERQQSLAAQATHELRITRAYEGLELDSVRNPDTDTLALHSLKKLPGWSGDVRFEVRAGSPEGPLLDSTGAPSAAIQKVLVRRMDGTWQPFDHQGMELHAPTDFYTSVLQALPDAQRQALNLQIGEGAKLRQAIRDNPVDRGDLRLAIADEAIQPLVVDTLRLVGAQGYARETPQSPRTLENRIRQVYPGMADDDMQSMTLHLRNHPDGPLTELSRLQLEYAQLDSDLNNWALNVPRVDPATRLALSPIQKTAIQRDRQQFAHALRRCWRRETPEPSGFRLQFAEPLMGELPVLSANFDHVTNLDLKGTDSGGGIDRFLQGFTRLRRLALNQFDLDDLPQSITAMTSLRQLRLRHCGITLTPQNQLLLSSLNELTSLDLQGNPLGITMDVNALPTLHHLNLTDTGISELPHGLLAHPRIKSAWLADNRIAALPDAVFEFSPGTTAGYDFSGNPFSNATREQIKVYFKRTGNDMGVRAEQSDIDRTKALFTDLNDRLASELIYQLPGSLVQGRIQLARWETEIVRMTADLAAWVRDIPDRHPHNGELFSLEERLAEHTAREAFAGRLERLWRHRSTAHPLTRADVFTAQPTFVGDMPVVNADLNHITTLSMTGKKDISGVPAFLRTFPRLTHLILQDFALEGVSQALAQQHALTTLTLKNCGLVYTAETQAALATMPALELLELPDNPLGSTPDLSELGELTYLDLSNTDIAEVPVGMAGHPKLKTAIVSENRISEIPDVFFSLPARASEGFDFSANPLSAETREKIKTYSREYGPDFGVLADKTDIDATKALFPGLDDEDASEVFYGLPGDIEHGRSQLRHWQAEIEQLSSDLAHWINATPATHPVTGERMSPMQMFVEHTHRKAFAQQLERLWRARTTQAPRLRTDTLIMDVALIGDLPALSTNFSHITELSFSGNTALNGMDTFLDSFTGLRHLELHDFNFTQFPAACERMPALQRLIIENCALTLTPQTQASLSSLSRLQYLNLSRNPLGAPPSLSGMTALVHLRMVDTAITRLPDDLLDHPRLVAANLDKNLISELPDAVFNIPPQQPAQLSFTDNPLSEATLERIKVCYQLKRQNFGVFMPREDLDRTQSLFPTLDREDANRVLYLLPGTLEEGRAQIGNWEMEWQRLDEDLTSWVADIPERFPATGELISEDLRLAEQTDRETFRREIEAFWRERSEEQPEARSQTLNLNIPFVGDLPPIRADFSHVLSLSLNGNTQLRVNEHFLQCFSGLKGLELRDLALGQFPRAITGMPALEELVLSNCALVLDSEGQTALSALTRLTSLDLYRNPLGRSPNLRNMAALEYLDLASTGISELPEGLLELPAIETIVLNNNHITEIPQAVFELPASAGAGYDFGDNPLSAATREHVKNYYRRTEEDLGVLAEPADIARARTLYPTLDDEQASAFIYRLDGTLVDGRTELTRLELELETLRGDLVAWEADIPGHPVTGLPLNADQRLHEEQNRAAFSETLLTCWRQIPVEGANAADHQLTSTLSIMGELPTLRADFSHVSDLYLVNSADHWPRVGRFLEAFPGLEHVDIRGYDLSTVPEAIFRMNRLTTLSLPACRITLTAREVNGLAGLHSLELLHLQDNPLKLAPDLSNLQHLSDLDLSTTGISEIPRGVLGNHNWMEIDLSGNEIIEVPDELQDVPAYVGDRYDLRGNPFSPEAMNRIRAYYQETGHTLNVDNVVGQQAPVTRPGVAIED